From Psychroflexus torquis ATCC 700755, the proteins below share one genomic window:
- a CDS encoding peptidase domain-containing ABC transporter, which produces MTEETKLPWIRLLRLLKLERSPVLKIFFYAIFAGLVELGLPLGIQAIVNIIIGGEFNASVIVLTLVVLFTVAFAGVLRYMQLRIGEDLQQRIFARSSFELIYRFPKMKYSELQNQYPPELANRFFDVMNIQKALPKLVIDFSGGIIQILFGLILLSFYHPFFILFGFLILLLFYIVFKLSLNEGVKEALIESKYKYQVAHWIQEVSRSLEGFKVSESFSYSSSRNDETSYKYLQARERHFRVLRFQFFKMIVFKIIVAAALLIVGGLLVINQQMNIGQFVAAEIIILLMINSVEKLILGLESVYDLLAGLEKFGRITDIPLERQDGEKPLRKDQDMIFEYKDVNLYLLGKHILKDINVEIRPKDLILVQGTPGSGKTTLLRTLVGLIEEIEGSVFVNDINLKNIEITHFRDFAGHFFPNNRTFQGTILENITLNNPEISMEFVNLLIERLQLKDFVKAQDKGLQTVIYSEGRQLPYTVSKKIMIARALASKPKLLVLKDPTEDFLDEEESKVIDFITDPNMPWAVVIVSRSDKWKSKCNRFFFMDNGVMSIKE; this is translated from the coding sequence ATGACAGAAGAAACTAAATTACCTTGGATAAGGCTTTTGCGTTTATTAAAACTGGAACGCAGTCCTGTGTTAAAAATATTTTTCTACGCCATTTTTGCTGGACTTGTAGAGTTAGGACTTCCTCTAGGAATACAGGCAATCGTTAATATTATTATAGGTGGTGAATTTAATGCCTCCGTTATAGTCCTTACACTTGTAGTTTTGTTTACCGTTGCTTTTGCAGGAGTGTTGAGGTATATGCAGCTAAGGATCGGTGAAGATTTACAGCAGCGTATATTTGCACGCTCTTCTTTTGAGCTTATTTATCGTTTTCCGAAAATGAAATATTCAGAATTACAAAACCAATATCCCCCAGAACTTGCCAATCGCTTTTTTGATGTGATGAACATCCAAAAGGCTTTACCAAAGCTAGTTATCGATTTCTCTGGAGGAATAATACAGATTTTATTTGGTTTGATTCTGCTCTCCTTTTATCATCCATTTTTTATTCTTTTTGGTTTTTTGATTTTACTTCTCTTTTATATTGTTTTTAAACTGTCTTTAAATGAAGGTGTAAAAGAAGCCCTTATAGAATCCAAATACAAGTATCAGGTTGCTCATTGGATTCAAGAAGTTTCAAGAAGTTTGGAGGGCTTTAAAGTGTCGGAGAGTTTTTCTTACTCTTCTTCGCGAAATGATGAAACCAGTTATAAGTATCTTCAAGCTAGAGAGCGTCATTTTAGAGTACTCAGATTCCAGTTCTTCAAAATGATTGTGTTTAAAATTATTGTAGCAGCAGCGCTTTTAATTGTTGGAGGTTTACTTGTTATAAACCAACAGATGAATATTGGTCAATTTGTTGCTGCGGAGATTATTATTCTCTTGATGATTAATTCTGTAGAAAAGCTTATTCTTGGATTAGAAAGTGTTTACGATTTATTGGCTGGATTAGAGAAATTTGGTAGAATAACAGATATACCTTTAGAAAGGCAGGACGGTGAAAAACCACTTAGGAAAGATCAAGATATGATTTTCGAATATAAAGACGTTAACCTTTATTTACTAGGGAAGCATATCCTTAAGGATATAAATGTGGAAATACGACCAAAGGACCTTATCTTGGTTCAAGGAACGCCTGGCTCTGGTAAGACAACCCTTCTTAGAACTTTAGTAGGACTAATTGAAGAAATAGAGGGAAGTGTTTTTGTGAATGACATCAATTTAAAGAACATAGAAATAACACATTTCAGAGATTTCGCTGGGCACTTTTTCCCAAACAATAGAACATTTCAGGGTACAATTCTTGAAAACATAACCCTTAATAATCCAGAGATTTCTATGGAATTTGTCAACCTTTTAATAGAAAGACTTCAGCTTAAAGATTTTGTAAAAGCACAAGACAAAGGACTGCAAACGGTCATATATTCTGAGGGAAGACAATTGCCATACACTGTTAGTAAAAAGATTATGATAGCTAGGGCTTTGGCCTCTAAACCAAAATTATTAGTGCTAAAGGATCCAACTGAAGATTTTCTGGATGAAGAAGAAAGTAAAGTCATAGATTTTATTACAGACCCCAACATGCCATGGGCTGTAGTTATAGTGAGTCGAAGTGACAAATGGAAGAGCAAATGCAATCGCTTCTTCTTTATGGATAATGGCGTAATGTCTATAAAAGAATAG
- a CDS encoding DUF3667 domain-containing protein, protein MKLRIKFKSRPRRFLHRTESCLNCEHHLDISDGFCSYCGQKNSSKPLNLKELLVEFFSGLISYDSRFRKTISALVFRPGKLSKEYIQGKRIKYVNPFRFFISTAIIFFLAISWINRDDLKELKSTLEDERIENNENFNYEFDFEKNSTAFKIADFIRANPRTNYTEAIDSLGIEETIMNQLKFNFLFGYTRLKENPIGFLNFLLPKLPFFLFFFVPIFTIFSSLFYIRRKIPYTHHLIFNYNQQTVFLILLFLAIILSFASLWFLLLYVFYLYKSMRKFYNQSRIKTMSKQFIIINFYWISALFVLSSLSILSIVFF, encoded by the coding sequence ATGAAACTCAGAATAAAATTTAAATCTAGACCTAGGCGGTTTTTACACAGGACAGAATCTTGTTTAAACTGCGAACACCATCTGGATATATCCGACGGGTTCTGCTCGTATTGTGGTCAAAAAAATTCATCAAAACCTTTAAATTTAAAAGAGCTCTTAGTGGAGTTTTTCTCTGGTTTAATTTCTTATGACTCCCGTTTTAGAAAAACTATAAGTGCTTTAGTGTTCCGTCCTGGAAAACTCAGTAAAGAATATATTCAAGGAAAACGAATAAAGTATGTCAATCCATTTAGATTTTTTATAAGCACTGCTATTATTTTCTTTTTAGCCATAAGCTGGATCAACAGAGATGACTTAAAAGAATTAAAGAGCACTTTAGAAGATGAACGAATTGAAAATAATGAAAACTTCAATTATGAATTTGACTTTGAGAAAAACTCAACTGCTTTTAAAATTGCCGATTTTATTAGGGCTAATCCTAGAACTAACTATACTGAAGCGATTGACTCTTTAGGAATAGAAGAAACTATTATGAACCAATTAAAATTCAATTTTTTATTTGGTTATACTAGGCTGAAAGAAAACCCAATAGGCTTCTTGAATTTTCTACTTCCAAAGCTGCCCTTTTTTCTGTTTTTCTTTGTCCCTATTTTTACTATTTTTAGCTCATTGTTTTATATACGGAGGAAAATCCCCTACACGCACCACCTCATATTCAATTACAATCAACAAACTGTTTTCCTGATTTTGCTTTTTTTGGCCATCATACTCAGCTTTGCAAGTCTATGGTTTCTGCTTCTGTATGTATTCTACCTGTATAAGTCTATGCGAAAATTCTACAATCAGAGTAGAATTAAGACAATGTCCAAACAATTTATTATAATCAACTTCTACTGGATAAGTGCTCTTTTTGTGCTAAGTAGTTTATCCATTTTAAGCATTGTCTTTTTTTGA
- the arsB gene encoding ACR3 family arsenite efflux transporter: protein MGKFEKYLSLWVALAIILGIFVGRFFGDSIEFLSELEIAKVNIPVAILVWMMIYPIMVQIDFSSLKNVTKNSKGIGLTLVINWLVKPFTMAFFAWLFLDQIFQAYLSPEDAQQYIAGAIILGAAPCTAMVFVWSYLTKGDANYTLVQVSLNDIILLILFIPIVKLLLGVTNIEIPYDTLIYSVLIFVVIPLTAGYLSNRYLIKKKGLEWFNSVFLAKLKPVSMIALITTLVLLFAFQGDKIVNNPFDILLIAVPLTIQTYFIFFITWFLGKYLKLKHNVCAPSAMIGASNFFELAVAVAISLFGLNSGASLATVVGVLIEVPIMLSLVALANKWKY from the coding sequence ATGGGAAAGTTTGAAAAATACTTAAGCCTATGGGTAGCTTTAGCTATAATCCTAGGTATTTTTGTAGGTCGTTTTTTTGGAGATTCCATAGAGTTTCTTAGTGAACTTGAAATAGCAAAAGTCAATATTCCTGTAGCTATTTTGGTCTGGATGATGATTTACCCTATTATGGTTCAAATTGACTTTTCATCTTTAAAAAACGTTACCAAAAACAGTAAAGGGATTGGATTAACTTTGGTCATTAACTGGTTGGTGAAACCCTTTACAATGGCCTTTTTTGCTTGGTTATTCCTCGATCAGATTTTTCAGGCCTATTTATCTCCAGAAGACGCACAGCAATATATCGCTGGAGCGATTATCCTTGGGGCTGCCCCATGTACAGCTATGGTATTTGTCTGGTCTTATTTAACCAAGGGAGATGCTAATTATACACTGGTGCAAGTTTCACTCAATGACATAATATTGCTTATCCTTTTTATACCTATCGTAAAGCTTCTCTTAGGAGTGACCAATATTGAAATCCCTTACGATACCTTGATTTATTCAGTACTTATTTTTGTTGTGATTCCTCTTACTGCGGGCTATCTATCCAATAGATACTTGATAAAGAAAAAGGGTTTGGAGTGGTTTAATTCGGTTTTTTTAGCAAAGCTGAAGCCAGTCTCTATGATTGCACTCATAACTACTTTAGTCCTTTTATTCGCCTTTCAAGGGGATAAAATTGTCAATAATCCTTTTGATATTTTGTTGATTGCAGTCCCTCTTACCATTCAGACTTATTTCATTTTTTTTATAACATGGTTCTTAGGGAAATATTTAAAATTGAAGCATAATGTGTGTGCACCATCGGCAATGATAGGCGCTAGTAATTTCTTTGAACTTGCTGTCGCTGTTGCCATTTCACTATTTGGCCTTAATTCTGGGGCTTCACTAGCTACGGTTGTAGGTGTACTTATAGAAGTGCCAATTATGCTGTCTTTAGTCGCTTTAGCTAATAAGTGGAAGTATTAA
- a CDS encoding TetR/AcrR family transcriptional regulator gives MTMLIVLLLDLRSELIVMHKLLSNLKIDINSSLYLKDPESSPLGRNIVKKSIDLIDIHGIEEFNFKKLALEIDSTESSIYRYFENKHKLLLYLSTLYWGILEIEFVLQTTNMKPGIDKLMKAVDVLFSIPESQHSSYKLDGKKLRHILNSEFVKVYHNKQVDEQNKAGYFSIYERLASRISAIILEVNPDYLYRNSLSSLVMEGSLNHYFLSEHFENLTDCHSKANLYLFYKDLLTNTLKG, from the coding sequence ATGACCATGTTGATAGTTTTACTATTAGATTTGCGATCTGAATTAATAGTTATGCATAAATTACTATCCAACTTAAAAATTGACATTAACTCTAGTCTTTATTTAAAAGACCCAGAAAGTTCTCCTTTAGGTAGAAATATTGTTAAGAAAAGTATAGATTTAATTGATATTCATGGAATTGAGGAGTTTAATTTTAAAAAATTGGCTCTTGAAATTGACTCTACAGAAAGTTCAATCTATAGATATTTTGAAAATAAACACAAGCTTTTGCTTTATTTGTCGACGTTGTACTGGGGAATTTTAGAAATTGAGTTTGTATTGCAAACCACGAATATGAAACCTGGAATAGATAAACTAATGAAAGCTGTAGACGTTTTGTTTAGCATTCCAGAATCTCAACACAGCTCTTACAAGCTAGATGGAAAAAAGTTGAGGCATATTTTAAATTCAGAATTTGTAAAAGTCTATCATAATAAACAAGTCGACGAGCAGAATAAAGCGGGGTATTTCAGTATTTATGAGCGCTTAGCCTCTAGGATTTCAGCTATTATTTTAGAAGTAAACCCAGATTATCTTTATCGGAATAGTTTATCTTCTCTAGTGATGGAGGGGTCATTAAATCATTATTTTTTGTCTGAGCATTTTGAAAATTTAACCGATTGTCATTCTAAGGCAAATTTGTATTTATTCTATAAGGATTTATTGACAAATACCCTAAAAGGCTAA
- a CDS encoding HlyD family secretion protein, translated as MLDVSKEKLNEKVDLSHYKSMLFTFNKDRFLTFNKIMSIFGIVFLVVLFLPWTQNVQGNGFVTTLEPNQRPQSIESAISGRVEEWYVSEGQIVNKGDTILHISEVTDKFFDPNLLMRTESQITAKNFSLESYTSKVNALNFQIEALKEERKLKLEQSLNTLEQARLQVQTDSIDLEAVKIQLSIAGRQFERTETLENEGLKAITDVESKKLQLQNSQAKVISQKNKLLSSKNQEINSKIEISSIKANYQEKISKAESDKFTALSGQYDTEAQMTKLKNEFTNYKVRSGMLFITAPQDGFINRAIQKGIGETFSAGTKIISIMPINIEMAVETFVRPIDLPLLHPGENVRIIFDGWPAIFFSGWPNLSYGTYGGEVVAVERTISDNGKFRVLIKPNPDEQEWPEVIRAGSGARTIALLNNVSIWYEMWRQINGFPPDYYQPQESNKNSNKNQNAGK; from the coding sequence ATGCTAGATGTATCAAAAGAAAAACTGAATGAAAAAGTAGATTTATCTCACTATAAATCTATGCTTTTCACATTCAATAAAGATAGGTTTCTAACCTTCAACAAGATTATGTCTATTTTTGGAATCGTATTTCTAGTTGTTTTGTTTTTGCCTTGGACACAAAACGTACAGGGTAATGGGTTTGTAACCACGTTAGAGCCCAATCAAAGACCACAATCTATAGAGTCTGCTATATCTGGTAGAGTTGAAGAGTGGTATGTGAGCGAGGGTCAAATTGTTAATAAGGGCGATACAATTTTGCATATTTCTGAAGTCACTGATAAGTTTTTTGACCCTAACTTATTGATGAGAACAGAGTCACAAATAACGGCAAAGAACTTTTCTTTGGAGTCCTATACTAGTAAAGTGAACGCTTTAAATTTCCAAATTGAAGCGCTTAAAGAAGAACGAAAGCTTAAGTTAGAACAATCTTTAAATACCCTCGAGCAAGCTCGGCTTCAAGTCCAAACTGATAGTATAGACTTGGAAGCTGTAAAAATACAGCTCAGCATTGCAGGACGTCAATTTGAACGTACTGAAACGCTTGAGAATGAAGGCTTAAAAGCTATTACCGATGTTGAATCCAAGAAACTTCAGCTCCAAAATAGCCAAGCCAAAGTCATTTCACAAAAGAATAAATTGCTTTCCAGTAAAAACCAAGAGATAAATTCTAAAATAGAAATATCTAGTATTAAGGCCAATTATCAAGAGAAAATCTCTAAGGCTGAAAGTGATAAATTTACAGCTTTGTCTGGTCAATATGATACAGAAGCACAAATGACTAAGTTGAAAAATGAATTCACTAACTATAAAGTCCGCTCTGGTATGCTTTTTATCACCGCTCCTCAAGATGGGTTTATCAATAGGGCTATACAGAAGGGAATTGGAGAAACCTTTAGTGCAGGAACGAAAATTATAAGTATCATGCCCATCAATATTGAAATGGCTGTCGAGACCTTCGTTAGACCTATAGACTTACCTTTATTGCATCCTGGTGAGAATGTGAGAATCATTTTTGATGGGTGGCCTGCTATTTTCTTTTCAGGTTGGCCCAATCTTTCTTACGGAACTTATGGAGGGGAGGTTGTAGCTGTAGAACGAACCATCAGCGACAATGGTAAATTTCGAGTGCTCATAAAACCAAACCCAGATGAACAGGAATGGCCGGAGGTTATAAGAGCAGGTTCTGGAGCAAGAACCATTGCCCTTCTCAACAACGTCTCTATTTGGTATGAAATGTGGAGACAAATAAATGGATTCCCACCAGATTACTATCAACCTCAAGAGTCTAATAAAAATAGCAACAAGAATCAAAATGCCGGAAAATGA
- a CDS encoding DUF6428 family protein, protein MTLKQVKKHLAKVEVLKFQLPDGSIVPAHFHVTEVGQVTKDFMDCGGTLRHEKVVNFQLWNADDIDHRLQPKKLKNIIQLSETKLFIDDRLEVEVEYQGDTIGKYYLGFNDGKFQLVNTLTDCLAKDKCGIPEPESAEQNSVCSPESGCC, encoded by the coding sequence ATGACACTTAAACAAGTAAAAAAACATTTGGCTAAAGTCGAGGTTTTAAAGTTTCAATTACCAGACGGAAGTATAGTTCCAGCTCATTTTCATGTTACAGAAGTTGGACAAGTTACCAAAGACTTTATGGACTGTGGAGGAACATTACGACATGAAAAAGTGGTTAATTTTCAGCTGTGGAATGCAGATGACATTGACCACAGATTACAACCAAAAAAGCTGAAAAACATTATTCAGCTTTCAGAAACCAAACTTTTTATAGACGATAGATTGGAAGTTGAAGTGGAGTACCAAGGCGATACCATAGGAAAATACTATTTAGGTTTTAATGATGGAAAATTTCAATTGGTGAACACGCTTACAGATTGCCTAGCTAAGGATAAATGTGGAATTCCGGAACCTGAGTCCGCAGAGCAAAATTCAGTTTGTTCTCCAGAATCTGGGTGTTGCTGA
- a CDS encoding DUF5916 domain-containing protein: protein MVNLTFSQAKKQYQITRQDNAPVIDGNLSDEVWQSIKVASDFVQFTPNINLPATPDRRTEVKLFYNDQAIFISVKLFDDPSKIMSQNTIRDEFGQTDYFTLVLNPNNDAQNDTQFIVFSSGSQADALSSPSIGQDFGWNAVWESAVKLTDFGWQLEMEIPYRTLRFPKTDVQSWGVQFRRYFRRERAEYAWNPIDRTIGYEGLYHGQLVGIKNLQPPLRLNLYPFTTGIVNTIGGQTSTDFKLGLDLKYGITDNLTLDATLIPDFSQARFDDVVLNIGPFEQTFAEQRQFFTEGIDLFTKGDLFFSRRVGNEPTGTLNLGRNEVAGNEPDEIDLLNAIKMSGRLKNGLGIGVFNAITESTRAIAIDTLQNQTREQVIEPLTNYSILVVDQQFNKNSSVSLINTNVTRSGDFRNANVTGALFDLINNKNTYKVAGEFKMSHLNLQTDDKTGFSSALEIAKISDQYQLSLRYDYADKKYDINDLGLLLRNNFNNIRAEASYRIFEPTSNFQTYRLTFASLYKQLASPNTYTGLELSTSFFATSPKLDTYGFNIGMEPGRQFDYFEPRVDDRFFIYENFTSFGGFLSTNYNRTFAIDIRANTNTFFEEGRDSYAYRLNLEPRVRFNDYFFMVYNFTFDKRINDRGFANFLNQEPIFGERERTILINSISANYNFNPFHGFNLQLRHYWDMVKYDEFMYGLNPNGRLSENKNLPKTSLDSNPDINFSTWNLDLNYSWQFAPGSFLTALYRNQLFSTTSEAENNFETTFANLFQQDIQHIFSIRLQYFLDVNTLKSFFTSK, encoded by the coding sequence GTGGTTAATTTAACTTTTTCACAAGCAAAGAAGCAATACCAAATCACAAGACAGGACAATGCTCCTGTTATAGATGGTAATTTGTCGGATGAGGTTTGGCAGTCTATAAAAGTCGCTAGTGACTTCGTTCAATTTACACCTAACATAAACCTTCCTGCAACACCAGATCGAAGAACAGAAGTCAAATTATTTTATAACGACCAAGCTATATTTATTTCAGTAAAACTTTTTGATGATCCTAGTAAAATCATGAGTCAAAATACCATTAGGGATGAGTTTGGGCAAACTGATTATTTTACTCTGGTTCTTAACCCGAATAACGATGCTCAAAATGACACTCAATTTATCGTCTTCAGTTCTGGTAGCCAAGCCGATGCATTATCTTCACCAAGCATAGGACAGGATTTTGGTTGGAATGCTGTTTGGGAAAGCGCCGTTAAGCTTACCGATTTTGGATGGCAATTGGAAATGGAGATCCCTTATAGAACACTAAGATTTCCAAAAACGGATGTCCAAAGCTGGGGGGTGCAATTCCGAAGATATTTTAGAAGAGAGCGAGCAGAATATGCTTGGAATCCTATAGACAGAACCATAGGCTATGAGGGTTTGTACCACGGACAACTCGTTGGAATAAAAAATCTTCAACCCCCATTGCGTTTAAATTTATATCCGTTTACAACAGGAATTGTGAATACGATTGGAGGTCAAACTTCCACAGATTTTAAACTTGGCCTAGATTTAAAATATGGCATCACCGATAATCTTACTTTGGATGCTACCCTTATTCCAGATTTTAGTCAAGCTAGATTTGATGATGTTGTCCTCAATATAGGCCCATTTGAGCAAACGTTTGCAGAACAACGTCAATTTTTTACCGAAGGCATTGATTTATTCACGAAAGGAGATTTGTTTTTTTCTAGACGAGTAGGAAATGAACCTACAGGAACTTTAAATCTAGGAAGAAATGAAGTCGCAGGAAACGAACCAGATGAGATAGACCTGCTTAACGCTATTAAAATGTCTGGTCGCCTTAAAAATGGTCTTGGTATAGGGGTTTTTAATGCCATTACAGAGTCAACTAGGGCTATTGCAATAGACACTCTTCAAAACCAAACTAGAGAGCAAGTTATAGAGCCATTAACAAACTATAGTATTTTGGTGGTTGACCAGCAATTCAATAAAAATTCTTCGGTAAGCTTAATCAACACCAATGTAACCCGTTCTGGAGATTTTAGAAATGCAAACGTCACAGGAGCATTGTTTGACCTTATCAATAACAAAAACACCTATAAAGTTGCGGGTGAATTCAAAATGAGTCATCTCAACCTACAAACCGATGACAAGACAGGTTTTAGCTCTGCTTTAGAGATTGCCAAAATCAGTGATCAGTACCAATTGTCTCTAAGATATGATTACGCAGATAAAAAATATGACATTAATGACCTTGGGCTTTTACTCAGGAATAATTTTAATAATATTAGAGCTGAAGCTTCTTATCGTATTTTTGAGCCAACCTCCAACTTTCAAACTTATAGACTCACCTTCGCCTCTCTCTATAAACAGTTGGCTTCCCCTAACACCTATACTGGCTTGGAGTTGTCTACTAGTTTTTTTGCCACATCTCCTAAACTAGATACTTATGGTTTTAATATTGGTATGGAACCAGGACGACAGTTTGATTATTTTGAACCTCGCGTCGACGATCGATTTTTTATCTATGAAAATTTCACAAGTTTTGGTGGATTTCTTTCAACTAACTACAATCGCACTTTCGCCATTGACATAAGAGCAAATACAAATACGTTTTTTGAAGAAGGGAGGGATTCTTACGCTTACAGACTAAACCTAGAACCTCGTGTAAGATTCAACGACTACTTCTTTATGGTGTATAACTTCACATTCGATAAACGAATAAATGACAGAGGCTTTGCTAACTTTTTGAATCAAGAACCTATTTTTGGAGAACGGGAAAGGACAATTTTAATCAACAGTATCTCTGCAAATTATAATTTTAACCCCTTCCATGGTTTCAACCTGCAACTGAGGCATTATTGGGATATGGTGAAATATGACGAGTTTATGTATGGTCTCAATCCAAACGGAAGGCTTTCTGAAAATAAAAATTTACCTAAGACCAGCTTGGATTCCAATCCTGATATTAATTTCAGCACTTGGAATTTGGATTTAAATTATTCTTGGCAATTTGCACCTGGAAGCTTTTTAACCGCTCTCTATAGAAATCAATTGTTCAGCACTACTTCTGAAGCTGAAAATAATTTTGAAACTACGTTTGCTAATTTATTTCAACAGGATATACAACATATCTTCTCTATCCGATTGCAATATTTCCTAGACGTTAACACTTTGAAATCTTTTTTTACATCAAAATAG
- a CDS encoding ArsR/SmtB family transcription factor, which produces MGITRTELFTNKQNEFAQIAKVFGHPARLAILEVLLKSSTCICGDLVEELGLAQSTISQHLKELKNADIIKGNIEGNSVCYCINEKKWFELKVTFNELFDRYPNPKECC; this is translated from the coding sequence ATGGGAATTACACGCACAGAATTATTTACAAACAAACAAAATGAATTTGCGCAGATTGCAAAAGTATTTGGTCACCCAGCACGCTTGGCAATTCTAGAAGTCTTACTCAAAAGCAGTACTTGTATTTGTGGCGATCTGGTTGAGGAATTAGGCTTGGCTCAATCCACTATCAGCCAACATTTAAAAGAGCTTAAAAATGCTGATATTATTAAAGGAAATATTGAAGGGAATTCAGTTTGCTATTGTATTAATGAAAAAAAGTGGTTTGAATTGAAAGTGACTTTCAATGAACTTTTTGACAGGTATCCCAATCCAAAAGAGTGTTGTTAA